The genomic region TGAAGAAGCGGTGACGGTGGTGATGACCGTGTCCATGTCCGTGATGGAAATGGCGACCGTGATTTAGGTTCGCGCGGGCCAGAGACTGGGTGCGGACGTGCGATCGTCCCGCCATGTGTCCACCGTGAAAGTGACCGCCGTGGAAGCCCCCGAAGCTGCCACCATGGAATCCACCACCATGGAACCCTCCGCCGCCAAAACCGCCATGAAAGCCTCCGCCCCCGAAGCCTCCGCTGTGACCTCCGCCGCCACCGAAGCCCCCACCGTGGCCGCCGCCACCACCGCCTCCAAACCCGCCACCGCCACCGGCGTGCACTGGGATGAGGAATCCTTGAACGTTGCCTGACGTCAGGGTTGTTAGTGGCGTTATTGGTCCCGCCACCGCGGCGCAGGCGCCGGCAGCCAAAGCGAAAGCTCCGGCGACCAGCGGAAATAAGAATCGTTTTGACATTGCTGTCTCCTTGATCAGATGCGAGTGCATTCGGCCTTCGTGCCGTCGAGTGGCGGGGCCTTCGCGCGCAGGTCTGAGGATTCAGGGACGTGCGTGGGGGCGCGGCTGCGTCGGATCGGGAAGGCCGACGAACGGAACGTCTCTCCGTTAGCCATAAGGTAGGAAGAGGTGGCCTGGTTACCTGTTCCCAAGGGAACAGCCCGCGCATGGGGATTGATGTCGAGATCAAAGGATCGCGGCCGAGCGTATCATTTTGCGGCACACAATTACGTTATCTTTGCCGTGCCGATTTTGTTTTGTGACCCTTTTCTATTCTACGGATGCCTCCGGCGCTTTCATTTACCAGAGCCTCACTGGCATGCGCGTATGCCCATTTTGGCAGTTGGCGGGTACGCGGTTTGCGCAATGATTGAGGAAACGGGTCGAGCCCGATCCATTTTCGAGAAGGATGCTTCGGCGCCCGTGTCGGAGTGGGCGCCTCGGCTGAGGTCGCTGTTTTTCGACCGTCGTGGCAACGCCTCAAGGCCAAAATTGCTATTCGCCGTCGCATGCGCCGACGCCCTGTCGGTGATGGCCGCTTGGCCGCTGGTCAACTTACTCCTTCATCAATCTTTCACGCCGACGTGGCGCAGCTTCTGGGCGACGGTCTTTGTGGCCGGGTTGTTCATTGCCGCGCTGCGCGTGCAGTGGTCATATACAATTCCATCTCTCCGCAAGTTTGTTCAGCAAGTCTGGAAAGTGCTGATTTCCGTTGCCGTCGTCTCGCTCGCGATATCGGGTGTGATTTTTCTTGCGGGTGAGACATCGGTGTCACCGGAGGACGTCGGTGGATGGATGGAGCTGTCAGCCGTCCTTTTGTGTTTCGTGCGTTTCGTTGCGGCGTTGGTGGCTCGTCGGTTGACACGCGCCGGCCTGCTGGTCCGCCGAACGGTCATCGTTGGCGGCGGTAAGGATGCGGAGCACCTTATCCGCGAGTTGAACAACGACCCGGACAATCACTTGTGCATTCTGGGTATCTTCGACGACCGGCAAGATGATCGCTCAGCCGGCGACTTCGGAGGTGTCGCGCGGCTCGGGACATTCGAAGACCTGGCAGACTTCTGCCGCAAGTCGAGTGTCGATCTCTTGATCGTTACGGTGCCGGCGCGCGCCGAAGAACGTTTGATGCAGATTCTCGACAAGCTGTTCGCATTGCAAGTCGATGTACGGATCTCGGCGCTGAATTCAAAGCTCCGGATCAACTCGCGAGCCTATAGCTTCATCGGTCAGGTGCCGATGCTGGCGGCGATGGACAAGCCGCTCGGCGACTGGGATCATATGCTCAAGGCGGTCGAAGATCGGCTGATCGGTTCGCTGCTGTTGATTCTGGCGTCGCCAATCATGGCGATCGTCGCGATTGCGATTCGTCTCGAAAGCCGCGGACCGATTTTCTTCCGGCAGAAGCGGTACGGATTCAACAATGAGCTGATCGAAGTCCTGAAGTTCCGCTCGATGTATGTCGACCAGCAGGACGCCACGGCGAGCAAGCTCGTTACGCGCGACGATCCGCGTGTCACTCGTGTCGGGCGGATCATTCGGCGCACAAGCCTCGATGAACTGCCGCAGCTCATCAACGTTGTGCAGGGGCAGATGTCTCTCGTTGGGCCGCGGCCGCATGCAACGGGTGCGCGCGCGGAGCGAGATCTCTACGAGAATGTCGTGCGGGGCTATTTCGCGCGCCACCGCATGAAGCCCGGTGTTACCGGCTGGGCACAGATCAATGGCTGGCGCGGGGAAACCGATACCCACGAGAAGCTTGTCCGGCGCGTCGAGCACGACCTCTATTACATCGACCATTGGTCGGTGCTGCTCGATCTTTACATCATCGCGATGACGCCGATTTCATTGCTGACGGGCAAGAACGCTTACTAGCGTTTCGTCGTGAGCCTGATCGACCTTTTGGCCTAGTCCGAGATCTCTCGCGCGGCGGGAAAATATGTGGCGATGCACAAGGATGCCTCTTCAGCGAGGAAATGGCGCGTAGCAGCGCGAGTATTACGACCGGCGCAGATGGCTTGCGCAATCATGCCTGTTTGCTAGCTTGGTAGGAATTCGGCGTTCGCGCCGCGCTCGCGCCTGCAGGAGCCTCGCATTTTTAATTTTGTCGGACAGGGACGAGCGACCATCGCAGCGATCTTGGCTATTGTCGCCGGTGTTGGCTTCGCTGTGACGTCTGCCAACGCGCAAGAAGGGCCGCCGGTCGATACGGCGCTGGTTGTGTCTGTCGACGTGTCGAACTCCGTCGACGAAGGCCGCTATAAGCTGCAGATGGAAGGTATTGCGAAGGCGCTGGAAGATCCCGGCGTCATCGATGCCATTACCGGCGGTTCGGCGGGCGGCATTCTGTTTTCCATGGTGACGTGGGCCGACACACCGTCGTTCGTCATTCCGTGGATCAGGATTGCGAACAAGGCTGATGCCTTGGCTGCGGCGAAGCGCGTGCGATCCCTGCCGCAGCAGGGCGGCGAATTCACATGCATGACGCGGATGCTGCGATCTGCGAACGACAAGATCGTGCCGCAGATTCCCGCGAAGGCGTCGCGCATCATCATCGACGTTTCGGGCGACGGCCCCGACAATTGCAATGCCGAGGAGCCGATCGACAAAGTCCGCAATGAACTCGTCAGCAATGGCGTGACGATCAACGGATTGCCGATCTTGCTCGACACGCCCGAGGATTCAGCGCTGCTGCCGAAGGCCGTTCCGGGAGGGAAGCCACCGCTCGAACAATGGTATCGCGCGCACGTTATGGGCGGTCCGAGCAGTTTCGTGCTGCCGGCGCTGGGTTACGGTGATTTCGAGCGGGCGATCCGGCAAAAGTTCGTCATCGAAGTCAGCAGCGTGGCTTCGCAAAAGTATTCGGTCGCCACGTCCGGCCGATGATCGAGACGGCTGATAATCAGGCCGCTTGATAGCTCAGATTTTATCTTCGCTGGTCGGACCGCAATGCCAGCGCTTAACAGTCCAGCCGGGATGATCTGCAGACCATCGGGCGAACTGTGGCTGGGCATGTGCCAAGCACGTTCTTGCGTCGACGTCCGCATCAATCGGGATTTTATATTCGCGGCAGACGTTTGGATCGTTCGTCAAGCAAGCCGACAAAATGAGGGCGATCATGGCGAGGTTCCCGGGCGATGCGTCTTTGAAGCGTCATCATACTGAGACGCTCCGCACCGGGAATCCGTTTCTTATGTCGGCCGACCGCAAAGGGCGGCAGCTTAAGCCGCCGGCAACAGGATTTCGCCCCGTCCAATTGTAGCGGTGTCACCGCCAATCTTCTGGACAAACAAGGGCATGGGCTTAGGCGCGAGATGGCCAAGCGTTTCCTTCAGATAGCGGGCGATGACGCGCAGGATCACGAGATCGTGTTTGCCGCAATCGACGAACGTCGGCAGCAGGCTTTCGACGCTCGGGCCGATCAGTGTGCCGCGGCGCATCATAAGACCGGGTTCGGCACCGAAGCCGCCTTCCGCCCAGATGGTGCCGCCGATCATACGCGAACCGGCGCCAGGGCCGGTCTTGCCTTTGACGACGATAACGCCACGACGCATCTTGTCTCCGGCGCGGGCGCCAATGTTGCCTTCGATGACAACGGTACCGCCGAGCATGCCGAAACGATCGCCGGTCGCGACGCCGCCGAGATTGTCTCCGGCGTTGCCGGAAACGAGGATCATGCCGCCGGTGGAACCCGACGCCAGATAGTCACCGACATTGCCGCGAACTTCGATCTTGCCGCCGGTCATCAGGCGCGCCGCGAACGAGCCGATGTCGCCGACGACGCGGATCGTGCCGCTATCGAGGCCGCCGCCGACGAAATCAATCTCTGACGTTGCGCCTTCGATGGTCAGGGTATCGCCGACGCTGCCGGAAATATCGAATGCATCGCCGAGGGCGACGCCGCCTTTTTCGATGCCGACATTCAGCTTGCCGATCTCGTGGGACGATAGCGCGGCGAGCTTGGCGGGCGTGATGCCGTCGAGAGTGATCCGCTCCGTCGCGGGCGCCTTGAAGCGCAGCGTGAGGCCGCTCATCAGATCAGATCCTTCAGATGATAATGATGCTGTCCGAGCTTGCCGCCGTAATTGCCGGCGGTGATCCGCGTAACGCCGCGGCTGGCGCCGACATCCGTCACGGCTTTGAGACCCGCGTGCATGGCATCGGCGACGGCTTTGGACGTCAGACCGTCGATGACGATTTCGAGCACGGCGAGGGTATCGGGCGATACCTCACTGTGCTTGATCGTGCCGCGCAGCGTCGGGCAGAACGCGTCGTTAGACGAAGCGTGCATGCCGGCGTATTTCGCGCCGACCTTCGAGCCCGAACGAACAATGCCACCGGGGAACGGCGTGATGACGTCGTCGATCTTGGCGATCTCTTCGACAGCGTGTTCGGCCGTTTCGAGCAGGCCTTTGCGGTCGCGGCCGACGATCAGCATGTTGCCGCCGCCCACTGCATCCGTCGTGACGCCGGTGTCTTCTTCGATGATGAACTCACCGTCCATCACAGGTACGCGCCAGTAGCGGCTATCGCCGAGTTTTTTAGCCGTCTGATAGCCGTCGCCGAATAGACGCGTGCCTTTTCCGAGAGGCATCGTCTTTTCGGCCTTGAGGCCCGCATAGCAAGCCGAGCCGGGACTCGTCAGCACGCACTGGCCGATACGATTGCGGACCTGCGGGAGCAGGGCGTCGGGCGAAAATCCGAAGATCAGGATGCGAACGCCGGGACGACCATCAGGCGTTTCGTCCTCCGACAGTTCCTTATCGATACCGCATTCAGCGCCGGCACCGATAACGGAGGTGCCGAAGCCTGTCGCAACCGTCGCTGCGATTTTGGCCCACTTCATCGAGTCGGCCGTGATGATGATCCCGGTGCCGCTCATGCCGAAGGCTTCGGCGAACGTATCGTCGATCGAGATACCGTTAACGGTCTTGCTCATGCTACGCGCGCCCCGGTCGGTTGGATGATCAGCGAGCCGCGGCCACCATTGATAATCTCGTCATCGGAGAGGCGGAAATTATCCATGCGGATCGTGTGATAATCTTCGAAGTAAGGTTTGAGAGATTTTTCGATCGACGGATCGTACGACGGCCGCGCGACGTGCGTTGCGCCGTTGATGACCTTGATGATCTTGCCGTTGCGCACGATGAGCTCGCCGTTCTTGAAGAGCAATTCCGGCGTCGTGAACATCGCCTCGCGGTCGGGATTATCGTCATAGACCGTGATGTCGGCCCAGGCGCCGACGCCCAGGTGACCGCGATCCTTCAGGCCAAGGCTGCGAGCCGGACCGGCGCGCGTCATGATCGCGATCTCGTAGAGCGAATATTCGCGATCGAGCGAGGCCAGCGTCGAATACTTCAGCGCGTCCGGGTTGATCTTCTGCATCATGTCGTTGCGGAAGGCTTTGTCCATCAGCAGGCGAATGAGGTGCGGATACCAGGTGAATGGACCGCCGTTCGGATGGTCTGTTGTGAGGAACAGGCGCCACGGATCGTTGACCAGCAGGAACAGCTCCAGACCGATCGCCCACTGCAGCGCGTTGACGAAGCTCTTGTCGCGATACTTGAACGGCACGACACCGCAACCGGCGTCGCACTCGATGTCCATCACGACCCACTTCTTCGGTGTAGCCGAACGAGACGTCACGAACTGGCGCATGGAGTCACCGGATGCCGTGCACGTCTGGCCGAACATGACCTGACCGACGTCGCACGAGACGTTCGGATTGTCGTTGATGGCTTCGGCGATGGGGGCGGCGGCCGACGAGAACTTGAGATCGCCTTCAGTGCCGTAGCTGTGGAACTGAATGTGCGTCAGGTGGATCGGCAGGCCTTCCGCGCCTTTGATCGTATCGAGCGTCGTTTCATAGCCGCCGGGCACACCGAGGTTGCAGCCGTGGATGTGCAGCGGGTGGACGACGCCGAGTTCTTTCAGGCCGCGCGCCAGCGTCACGATGATGTCTCGTGGAGTGACGCCGTAGTAGACGTGCTTTTCGTTCAAGTCGAGCTTACGCTGATTGAACTTGAAGGCGCTGATGCCGCCGGGATTGACGACCTTGACGGCGATCGCCTGCGCGGCGTGCATCGTCCAGGCGATGTAATCCTTGATCGCGGAGAAGTCTTTCTTGCCTGCGAGCTGGCGCAGGAAGAAGTCATCCGAGCCGAGCATGACGAAGGCGCCCTTGTCGATGATCGACGTGTCGGCCATCTCCATGTGCGCCTGGCGGGCGTTGGCAGGCAGCATCGCAGGCTCGAATGCCGCAGTGTAGCCCATCTCGGCGTAGCGATAGCCGGTCAGCATCGTCGACGGAACGGCATGGCCGACGCCCGCGCGCGTCAGATCGGTGCGTGCAACGGTGTCATGCATATGATCTTCGGGCAGCATCATGCGGGCGATCGTCATCTTGCCGCCGCCGATGTGCGAGTGAGGGTCGATGCCGCCGGCCATGATCACTCTGCCATGGAGCGCGTATTCATGCGCGACCTTGGCATTCGGATCCGGGGAGACGATGCGGCCATCCTCGATGAAGATATCGCGGACTTCGCCGTCGACCCCATTCGCGGGGTCGTAGACTTTGCCGCCGGTGAGCTTGATGAGCATTCGCGATCTCGGAATTGTGCCTTAGAGGGCAGCTTCAATTTTTTCGAGGACGTCAGCCGCGCGCGGAAGCGTCGACTGGCGAAGTTGTCTCAACGGCAGTGAGACGACATTGTCGACGCGCACCATTGTGCCGGCGTGATCGACGCCCGGCGTTCCCACCGGAATATAGACCTTCGGTGTGCGCGACGGCTTGATGCCAGGTGCGCCGAGGAAGATCGTCGGGACGTCCGTCTCAGGCTCCGTAATGTTCGACGAGAACGACGAGAGCCACAACAGGAGATCGCCTTCTTTCGCCGCGAGCAAACGGTTTGCCGAATAGCGCTCGGGGTCATAATCCGGTTTGCCCGATGCATATGATACGCGCAGAGGGAAGCCTGACTGCCAGCTGCACACCGCGCCGGCGGACGTTGCGCCGTCATGGCCGCCAAGAGAGAGGCCGGCGAAACGCGATGTCAGGTTGATCTCTTTGACGAACTCGGAGATCGCCTGGACGGTGAGATCAGCGTTCGGGAAGGTCAAGCTCGGCGGCGCCCAGATGATGACGCCGTAGCTCGCTGCCTTACAACGCGCGAGGAGATCTTCGACAGCGGCGCGCGGCAGATCACCGATGCTATCGCCCGAGACGGTGCCGCCCTTGTTCATGGCGCGCATGGCGTCGAGAATTTCGGCGATGCGATCGGGCTCAACGGGCAACGACAGAACTTCGCCGATGCGTTTGCCTTTTACTGCGGACTGGTCGAGCTGATCGCCAAGGAACACAACGGTCCGCTTCGGCGGATCATCGGCAAACATCGAGGCCTCGTTGCACACGATGCGCTCGAAGAAGCGCGGGTGATGCTGATGGATATCGCTACCCGCAACGATGAAGAGATCGGCGCGGTTGCGGGCTTCCGTCAGCGTCGTCAAAACCCAGCCCGTCGATTGGAGCACACGGAAATTGCGATACTGTCCATCGCTCAGTGCGTGATCAACGATGCCGCCGCCTTTTTCAGCGAGGGCGATGGCCGCGCGAATGCCGTCGACGTCGGTGCCAAGTCCGCCGAAGATCGGCAGACGGCTCTCATTGATGAGGCGGGCAGCGGCAGCGACGGCTTCGTCGAGCGTAACGTCCTTGCCATTGATCTGCGGTTTCGGCTCGCTGAGCGGCCGCTCGAAACCAGCAACAGATTTTACGCAGCCGTTCTTGAGGACTTTCAGTCCATCACCGGAAGGGCCGATATCGAGATCATCGCAAAGGATGCCACAAAACGGGCAGGCGACGTTCTCAAAATGGTTCGCGCCGTTCCTCGACTTTTCGGATTCCAAATCGAGCTCCTCATGGACCCAGAGCCTCTCGGCCGCGGGATTCGACCAAAGTACGCCGGCGCAGGTAAAACAACGCGACGCTAACGGTCAAGCACAGCGAAGGGGCAGATCGAATGCGACACATTTTGCCGTCTTTCCGTCCATCCTGAACACGCATAATGTCCGCCCGCTCGTTGTCGGGCTCAGGGCTGGGTCCCACACCAGAAATCTCCGGAGGAAATGCATGCTGAAACGCTTGGTGATCGCCGCAACGATCGTCGGACTGGCGCCGCTCTCGCTCGCTGGGGCAGCTTGGGCACATGGTCCGAGCCGCCAGAAGGTTACGGAAACAATTGAGATCAACGCGCCCGTCGACAAAGTCTGGAAGGTCGTCGGTAACTTCCAGGACATGAGCTGGCTCGGTATCGTCGCCAAGACCGAAGGCAAGGGCGGCAACGAAGTTAACGCCACGCGGACGCTCACACTCAAGAACGGTGGTACGGTCGAAGAGATGCTCGACAAGTACAACCCGGAAGATCACATGTACGCCTACGAGATCACGAAGGTCGATGTGAAGGTTCTACCCGTCAACGATTACTCCTCGCACATTACGGTTGAAGCTGACGGCGCCGATAAGTCCACGGTGACGTGGTGGGGTGGTTTCTATCGCGGCTACATGCTGAACGATCCGCCGCCGAACCTGACGGACGAAGTGGCGCTCAAGGCCGTGACTGACCTCTACAAGCAAGGTCTCCAGGACCTGAAGAAGAAGGTCGAGAGCGGCGGCTGAGTGCGTAAAAACGCACATAAATTGCGCCTTTTGAAACTTGGGCAAGGCCTGATCGCGGTATGCGCGATGGCCTTGCCCGCGTCGGCGCACGAAGCACTGTTGACGGATCAGACGTCCGATACGCTGTCCTTTGTCGATCTCGATACGATGAAGGAAACGGC from Hyphomicrobium sp. MC1 harbors:
- a CDS encoding DUF1194 domain-containing protein gives rise to the protein MAIVAGVGFAVTSANAQEGPPVDTALVVSVDVSNSVDEGRYKLQMEGIAKALEDPGVIDAITGGSAGGILFSMVTWADTPSFVIPWIRIANKADALAAAKRVRSLPQQGGEFTCMTRMLRSANDKIVPQIPAKASRIIIDVSGDGPDNCNAEEPIDKVRNELVSNGVTINGLPILLDTPEDSALLPKAVPGGKPPLEQWYRAHVMGGPSSFVLPALGYGDFERAIRQKFVIEVSSVASQKYSVATSGR
- a CDS encoding formylmethanofuran dehydrogenase subunit C, whose product is MSGLTLRFKAPATERITLDGITPAKLAALSSHEIGKLNVGIEKGGVALGDAFDISGSVGDTLTIEGATSEIDFVGGGLDSGTIRVVGDIGSFAARLMTGGKIEVRGNVGDYLASGSTGGMILVSGNAGDNLGGVATGDRFGMLGGTVVIEGNIGARAGDKMRRGVIVVKGKTGPGAGSRMIGGTIWAEGGFGAEPGLMMRRGTLIGPSVESLLPTFVDCGKHDLVILRVIARYLKETLGHLAPKPMPLFVQKIGGDTATIGRGEILLPAA
- a CDS encoding formylmethanofuran dehydrogenase subunit B — translated: MESEKSRNGANHFENVACPFCGILCDDLDIGPSGDGLKVLKNGCVKSVAGFERPLSEPKPQINGKDVTLDEAVAAAARLINESRLPIFGGLGTDVDGIRAAIALAEKGGGIVDHALSDGQYRNFRVLQSTGWVLTTLTEARNRADLFIVAGSDIHQHHPRFFERIVCNEASMFADDPPKRTVVFLGDQLDQSAVKGKRIGEVLSLPVEPDRIAEILDAMRAMNKGGTVSGDSIGDLPRAAVEDLLARCKAASYGVIIWAPPSLTFPNADLTVQAISEFVKEINLTSRFAGLSLGGHDGATSAGAVCSWQSGFPLRVSYASGKPDYDPERYSANRLLAAKEGDLLLWLSSFSSNITEPETDVPTIFLGAPGIKPSRTPKVYIPVGTPGVDHAGTMVRVDNVVSLPLRQLRQSTLPRAADVLEKIEAAL
- a CDS encoding formylmethanofuran dehydrogenase subunit A, whose protein sequence is MLIKLTGGKVYDPANGVDGEVRDIFIEDGRIVSPDPNAKVAHEYALHGRVIMAGGIDPHSHIGGGKMTIARMMLPEDHMHDTVARTDLTRAGVGHAVPSTMLTGYRYAEMGYTAAFEPAMLPANARQAHMEMADTSIIDKGAFVMLGSDDFFLRQLAGKKDFSAIKDYIAWTMHAAQAIAVKVVNPGGISAFKFNQRKLDLNEKHVYYGVTPRDIIVTLARGLKELGVVHPLHIHGCNLGVPGGYETTLDTIKGAEGLPIHLTHIQFHSYGTEGDLKFSSAAAPIAEAINDNPNVSCDVGQVMFGQTCTASGDSMRQFVTSRSATPKKWVVMDIECDAGCGVVPFKYRDKSFVNALQWAIGLELFLLVNDPWRLFLTTDHPNGGPFTWYPHLIRLLMDKAFRNDMMQKINPDALKYSTLASLDREYSLYEIAIMTRAGPARSLGLKDRGHLGVGAWADITVYDDNPDREAMFTTPELLFKNGELIVRNGKIIKVINGATHVARPSYDPSIEKSLKPYFEDYHTIRMDNFRLSDDEIINGGRGSLIIQPTGARVA
- a CDS encoding undecaprenyl-phosphate glucose phosphotransferase, with the protein product MLFAVACADALSVMAAWPLVNLLLHQSFTPTWRSFWATVFVAGLFIAALRVQWSYTIPSLRKFVQQVWKVLISVAVVSLAISGVIFLAGETSVSPEDVGGWMELSAVLLCFVRFVAALVARRLTRAGLLVRRTVIVGGGKDAEHLIRELNNDPDNHLCILGIFDDRQDDRSAGDFGGVARLGTFEDLADFCRKSSVDLLIVTVPARAEERLMQILDKLFALQVDVRISALNSKLRINSRAYSFIGQVPMLAAMDKPLGDWDHMLKAVEDRLIGSLLLILASPIMAIVAIAIRLESRGPIFFRQKRYGFNNELIEVLKFRSMYVDQQDATASKLVTRDDPRVTRVGRIIRRTSLDELPQLINVVQGQMSLVGPRPHATGARAERDLYENVVRGYFARHRMKPGVTGWAQINGWRGETDTHEKLVRRVEHDLYYIDHWSVLLDLYIIAMTPISLLTGKNAY
- a CDS encoding SRPBCC family protein, which codes for MLKRLVIAATIVGLAPLSLAGAAWAHGPSRQKVTETIEINAPVDKVWKVVGNFQDMSWLGIVAKTEGKGGNEVNATRTLTLKNGGTVEEMLDKYNPEDHMYAYEITKVDVKVLPVNDYSSHITVEADGADKSTVTWWGGFYRGYMLNDPPPNLTDEVALKAVTDLYKQGLQDLKKKVESGG
- the fhcD gene encoding formylmethanofuran--tetrahydromethanopterin N-formyltransferase — encoded protein: MSKTVNGISIDDTFAEAFGMSGTGIIITADSMKWAKIAATVATGFGTSVIGAGAECGIDKELSEDETPDGRPGVRILIFGFSPDALLPQVRNRIGQCVLTSPGSACYAGLKAEKTMPLGKGTRLFGDGYQTAKKLGDSRYWRVPVMDGEFIIEEDTGVTTDAVGGGNMLIVGRDRKGLLETAEHAVEEIAKIDDVITPFPGGIVRSGSKVGAKYAGMHASSNDAFCPTLRGTIKHSEVSPDTLAVLEIVIDGLTSKAVADAMHAGLKAVTDVGASRGVTRITAGNYGGKLGQHHYHLKDLI